The following coding sequences lie in one Corticium candelabrum chromosome 10, ooCorCand1.1, whole genome shotgun sequence genomic window:
- the LOC134185648 gene encoding uncharacterized protein LOC134185648 isoform X1: MHMEASARKEQFIHVEKLRNLITKESLVLFIGEELSILEKPASLDQWWDFLVDDIQQTRDRLLEKEEQYVMSLENQRSKEHEYLRMLGRFPLILTTNLDQLIERFLWKSGPRRETVRLDQVEVLSSSWINRKRDVIVKCFGDHGYAGSVTPEAKDFMFKLCEENISHQHVAYQFMESVFNQRTVLFLGCNRNHPLYNGLINTFALDSKETHYWYDLSSDSKSVKQDRNLVTLQFNMPLWEFILYLSTGSMQKEFQSGQVWERFYLSTQRESYLQQQLELEKQASEITYMTSSITNALAPKEVIDTVAKPKVAAIFDDDPFGVGSAEKVDATIQAMIKRRENLLELIKQGETRIRAVFLFDEFKKEIDDSNNDRRQMMIRKYAEAVLLCNSFLKTTSSFEIIMVPTLTSDELAAMKKETYAYIELKRGADKAICYADTAVSGEPRFGTHMIVVNGAEVAARKKHLDQTLSRAWKSEKSLMMLVALVLRANREAHALDENMLKKLEQLDQLQGLTESHAVDLSSLEQVGSGSFGSVYKGQYNGHTVAFKLINEKAEESDLEVFLREFETMKRSRHPHIVYVEDCFRSRSRFGLIMEFISGNNLWQIIQTNGALSRDNAYKCAKAVGSALQYLHSLSIMHRDVKPDNVLIGGDFDVIKLSDFGLARATEGTRETKTILRGAWRYMAPEVMQHGKYSARADVYSYGCMLIEVVSGKKVFDEFAKEKEAGIQKLYKRPRIPVDCVAIYGAAMRYAIEKCVEDDNGRPEMVQILSILEDRVSNLVEPVSSADVELLCLGTGTGITGIVTSEASSAFIVLYQGQPFLLIDLGYGVYRQFREHFPEHKYLPDKIFVTHNHGDHAAELPPLLVFDAVERRKENKSKVTIYCGQEVEMRLKQHRLNEISSSMLDDTTQATTDELANWVICSERHGKVFLDAHRYLGLKVHRSRHSEPSYGFTLYWRNEAILGFSSDSGFDISLYDTLHQSTTVLIDARESGSPEHASFAELIEYEKQVASKENKSAVFIYGYGTSEEAPANGDLPKHVSVLSPGNRIPLWSRKSKSNVALPSETTLATIPNQILVAETAGYPPLNADTVQRNVDGMDTELCTTSGESHNSSEMMVSASVASSEAHQSNNET, from the exons ATGCACATGGAGGCGTCCGCTCGGAAAGAGCAGTTTATTCACGTCGAAAAACTGCGTAATCTTATTACTAAAGAGTCGCTAGTACTTTTCATCGGTGAAGAACTCTCGATACTCGAGAAACCAGCTTCTTTGGATCAGTGGTGGGACTTCCTGGTTGATGACATTCAG CAAACTAGAGACCGTCTGTTGGAGAAGGAAGAGCAGTATGTCATGTCCTTGGAAAATCAAAGATCAAAAGAGCATGAATACCTCAGAATGTTGGGTCGATTTCCTTTAATTTTGACAACTAATTTGGACCAGTTGATTGAAAGGTTTTTGTGGAAGTCTGGTCCAAGACGAGAAACAGTGAGACTTGATCAG GTTGAGGTTCTTTCTAGCTCATGGATTAACAGGAAACGAGATGTGATTGTGAAGTGCTTTGGTGACCACGGTTACGCTGGAAGTGTAACA CCTGAAGCTAAGGACTTTATGTTTAAGCTTTGCGAGGAGAACATTAGTCATCAACATGTTGCTTATCAATTTATGGAATCCGTTTTCAATCAACGAACTGTTTTATTTCTTGGCTGCAACAGGAACCATCCACTTTACAATGGACTGATCAACACATTTGCATTGGATTCTAAG GAAACACATTACTGGTATGACTTGTCATCCGACAGCAAGTCAGTCAAGCAGGATCGAAACTTGGTTACACTGCAATTTAACATGCCACTATGGGAGTTCATTCTTTATCTCAGTACTGGATCTATGCAAAAAGAATTTCAG TCAGGGCAAGTTTGGGAGCGCTTTTATTTGTCTACTCAGAGGGAGAGTtatctgcagcagcagctagAACTTGAAAAACAAGCATCAGAGATCACGTACATGACTTCAAGTATAACCAATGCTCTGGCCCCAAAGGAAGTCATCGATACTGTTGCTAAACCTAAGGTAGCAGCAATATTTGATGATGATCCATTTG GTGTTGGTTCAGCAGAAAAAGTAGATGCTACCATTCAAGCAATGATCAAGAGAAGGGAGAACCTTTTGGAG CTTATCAAGCAAGGTGAAACTCGAATTCgagctgtctttctgtttgatgAGTTCAAGAAGGAGATTGATGATTCAAACAATGACCGACGTCAAATGATGATTCGAAAGTATGCTGAGGCCGTTCTTCTTTGCAACTCTTTTCTTAAGACTACAAGTTCATTTGAAATTATCATGGTACCAACTTTGACCAGTGATGAACTGGCTGCAATGAAAAAGGAAACATACGCTTACATTGAATTGAAAAGAGGTGCAGACAAGGCCATTTGCTATGCTGATACAGCAGTATCAGGGGAGCCTCGTTTTGGAACACACATGATTGTGGTGAATGGAGCTGAGGTGGCAGCAAGAAAGAAACACCTTGATCAAACATTGTCAAGAGCTTGGAAATCGGAGAAATCACTTATGATGTTAGTGGCTTTGGTGTTGCGAGCTAACAGAGAAGCTCATGCTTTGGATGAAAATATGTTGAAGAAACTGGAGCAGTTGGATCAGCTACAGGGACTAACTGAAAGTCATGCTGTTGATTTGAGTAGTTTGGAGCAAGTTGGATCTGGCTCATTTGGATCAGTTTACAAAGGGCAGTATAATGGGCATACTGTTGCATTCAAGCTGATCAAtgagaaagctgaagaaagCGATCTGGAAGTCTTTTTAAGAGAATTTGAAACAATGAA ACGGTCAAGACATCCACACATTGTTTACGTTGAAGACTGTTTTCGTTCTCGGTCAAGATTTGGTCTGATCATGGAATTTATAAGTGGTAATAATTTATGGCAGATTATTCAGACCAATGGTGCTTTGTCAAGAGACAATGCTTACAAGTGTGCTAAAGCAGTCGGCAGTGCACTTCAGTATCTTCACTCTTTAAGTATCATGCACAGAGATGTGAAACCAGACAATGTCTTG ATTGGTGGTGATTTTGACGTAATCAAGTTGAGTGACTTTGGCTTGGCCAGGGCAACAGAGGGCACTCGAGAAACAAAGACCATTCTTCGAGGAGCATGGCGATACATGGCACCAGAAGTGATGCAACATGGCAAATACTCTGCTCGAGCAGATGTCTACAGTTATG GCTGCATGCTGATTGAGGTTGTTAGTGGGAAGAAAGTGTTTGATGAATTTGCCAAGGAGAAAGAAGCTGGAATTCAAAAGCTGTACAAACGACCTAGGATACCA GTTGATTGTGTGGCTATTTATGGAGCTGCAATGAGATATGCTATTGAGAAATGTGTAGAAGATGACAATGGTCGACCAGAGATGGTGCAAATTCTTTCAATTCTTGAAGACAGAGTGTCAAATTTGGTTGAGCCAGTTTCCTCTGCT GATGTTGAACTTTTGTGTCTTGGAACAGGTACTGGAATCACAG GTATTGTCACTAGTGAAGCAAGCTCAGCTTTTATAGTACTGTATCAAGGGCAGCCATTTCTACTTATCGATCTTGGTTATGGTGTTTATCGTCAGTTTAGGGAGCATTTTC CTGAACATAAATATTTGCCTGACAAAATATTTGTAACTCATAACCACGGGGATCATGCAGCTGAGCTACCACCTCTACTTGTTTTTGATGCTGTAGAACGACGGAAGGAAAATAAGTCAAAAGTGACTATCTACTGTGGGCAAGAAGTTGAAATGAGACTGAAACAACACAGATTGAATGAGATAAGTAGCTCGATGCTTGATGATACGACACAAGCCACAACG GATGAGTTGGCTAATTGGGTGATTTGCTCAGAACGTCATGGAAAAGTGTTTCTTGATGCCCATCGTTATCTTGGCCTGAAGGTTCACAGGAGCAGACACTCTGAACCCAGTTATG GCTTTACTTTATATTGGCGAAATGAAGCTATTCTTGGCTTTTCATCTGATTCTGGATTTGATATATCTCTGTATGATACACTTCATCAAAGCACAACTGTTTTGATTGATGCAAGGGAATCTGGATCACCAGAACATGCATCA TTTGCCGAGCTTATTGAGTACGAGAAACAAGTGGCTTCTAAGGag AATAAGAGTGCTGTATTCATCTATGGCTATGGAACATCAGAAGAAGCTCCTGCTAATGGAGACCTTCCTAAACATGTTTCTGTGCTGTCTCCTGGCAATCGGATACCTCTGTGGTCACGCAAATCCAAGTCAAATGTGGCATTGCCTAGTGAAACTACACTTGCAACGATTCCAAATCAGATTTTAGTTGCTGAAACTGCTG GGTATCCACCTTTGAATGCAGACACAGTTCAACGTAATGTTGATGGTATGGATACTGAATTGTGTACTACTAGTGGAGAGTCTCACAATAGTTCTGAAATGATGGTGAGTGCATCTGTTGCAAGCTCCGAAGCTCATCAGTCAAACAACGAAACATAG
- the LOC134185648 gene encoding uncharacterized protein LOC134185648 isoform X2 — protein sequence MSLENQRSKEHEYLRMLGRFPLILTTNLDQLIERFLWKSGPRRETVRLDQVEVLSSSWINRKRDVIVKCFGDHGYAGSVTPEAKDFMFKLCEENISHQHVAYQFMESVFNQRTVLFLGCNRNHPLYNGLINTFALDSKETHYWYDLSSDSKSVKQDRNLVTLQFNMPLWEFILYLSTGSMQKEFQSGQVWERFYLSTQRESYLQQQLELEKQASEITYMTSSITNALAPKEVIDTVAKPKVAAIFDDDPFGVGSAEKVDATIQAMIKRRENLLELIKQGETRIRAVFLFDEFKKEIDDSNNDRRQMMIRKYAEAVLLCNSFLKTTSSFEIIMVPTLTSDELAAMKKETYAYIELKRGADKAICYADTAVSGEPRFGTHMIVVNGAEVAARKKHLDQTLSRAWKSEKSLMMLVALVLRANREAHALDENMLKKLEQLDQLQGLTESHAVDLSSLEQVGSGSFGSVYKGQYNGHTVAFKLINEKAEESDLEVFLREFETMKRSRHPHIVYVEDCFRSRSRFGLIMEFISGNNLWQIIQTNGALSRDNAYKCAKAVGSALQYLHSLSIMHRDVKPDNVLIGGDFDVIKLSDFGLARATEGTRETKTILRGAWRYMAPEVMQHGKYSARADVYSYGCMLIEVVSGKKVFDEFAKEKEAGIQKLYKRPRIPVDCVAIYGAAMRYAIEKCVEDDNGRPEMVQILSILEDRVSNLVEPVSSADVELLCLGTGTGITGIVTSEASSAFIVLYQGQPFLLIDLGYGVYRQFREHFPEHKYLPDKIFVTHNHGDHAAELPPLLVFDAVERRKENKSKVTIYCGQEVEMRLKQHRLNEISSSMLDDTTQATTDELANWVICSERHGKVFLDAHRYLGLKVHRSRHSEPSYGFTLYWRNEAILGFSSDSGFDISLYDTLHQSTTVLIDARESGSPEHASFAELIEYEKQVASKENKSAVFIYGYGTSEEAPANGDLPKHVSVLSPGNRIPLWSRKSKSNVALPSETTLATIPNQILVAETAGYPPLNADTVQRNVDGMDTELCTTSGESHNSSEMMVSASVASSEAHQSNNET from the exons ATGTCCTTGGAAAATCAAAGATCAAAAGAGCATGAATACCTCAGAATGTTGGGTCGATTTCCTTTAATTTTGACAACTAATTTGGACCAGTTGATTGAAAGGTTTTTGTGGAAGTCTGGTCCAAGACGAGAAACAGTGAGACTTGATCAG GTTGAGGTTCTTTCTAGCTCATGGATTAACAGGAAACGAGATGTGATTGTGAAGTGCTTTGGTGACCACGGTTACGCTGGAAGTGTAACA CCTGAAGCTAAGGACTTTATGTTTAAGCTTTGCGAGGAGAACATTAGTCATCAACATGTTGCTTATCAATTTATGGAATCCGTTTTCAATCAACGAACTGTTTTATTTCTTGGCTGCAACAGGAACCATCCACTTTACAATGGACTGATCAACACATTTGCATTGGATTCTAAG GAAACACATTACTGGTATGACTTGTCATCCGACAGCAAGTCAGTCAAGCAGGATCGAAACTTGGTTACACTGCAATTTAACATGCCACTATGGGAGTTCATTCTTTATCTCAGTACTGGATCTATGCAAAAAGAATTTCAG TCAGGGCAAGTTTGGGAGCGCTTTTATTTGTCTACTCAGAGGGAGAGTtatctgcagcagcagctagAACTTGAAAAACAAGCATCAGAGATCACGTACATGACTTCAAGTATAACCAATGCTCTGGCCCCAAAGGAAGTCATCGATACTGTTGCTAAACCTAAGGTAGCAGCAATATTTGATGATGATCCATTTG GTGTTGGTTCAGCAGAAAAAGTAGATGCTACCATTCAAGCAATGATCAAGAGAAGGGAGAACCTTTTGGAG CTTATCAAGCAAGGTGAAACTCGAATTCgagctgtctttctgtttgatgAGTTCAAGAAGGAGATTGATGATTCAAACAATGACCGACGTCAAATGATGATTCGAAAGTATGCTGAGGCCGTTCTTCTTTGCAACTCTTTTCTTAAGACTACAAGTTCATTTGAAATTATCATGGTACCAACTTTGACCAGTGATGAACTGGCTGCAATGAAAAAGGAAACATACGCTTACATTGAATTGAAAAGAGGTGCAGACAAGGCCATTTGCTATGCTGATACAGCAGTATCAGGGGAGCCTCGTTTTGGAACACACATGATTGTGGTGAATGGAGCTGAGGTGGCAGCAAGAAAGAAACACCTTGATCAAACATTGTCAAGAGCTTGGAAATCGGAGAAATCACTTATGATGTTAGTGGCTTTGGTGTTGCGAGCTAACAGAGAAGCTCATGCTTTGGATGAAAATATGTTGAAGAAACTGGAGCAGTTGGATCAGCTACAGGGACTAACTGAAAGTCATGCTGTTGATTTGAGTAGTTTGGAGCAAGTTGGATCTGGCTCATTTGGATCAGTTTACAAAGGGCAGTATAATGGGCATACTGTTGCATTCAAGCTGATCAAtgagaaagctgaagaaagCGATCTGGAAGTCTTTTTAAGAGAATTTGAAACAATGAA ACGGTCAAGACATCCACACATTGTTTACGTTGAAGACTGTTTTCGTTCTCGGTCAAGATTTGGTCTGATCATGGAATTTATAAGTGGTAATAATTTATGGCAGATTATTCAGACCAATGGTGCTTTGTCAAGAGACAATGCTTACAAGTGTGCTAAAGCAGTCGGCAGTGCACTTCAGTATCTTCACTCTTTAAGTATCATGCACAGAGATGTGAAACCAGACAATGTCTTG ATTGGTGGTGATTTTGACGTAATCAAGTTGAGTGACTTTGGCTTGGCCAGGGCAACAGAGGGCACTCGAGAAACAAAGACCATTCTTCGAGGAGCATGGCGATACATGGCACCAGAAGTGATGCAACATGGCAAATACTCTGCTCGAGCAGATGTCTACAGTTATG GCTGCATGCTGATTGAGGTTGTTAGTGGGAAGAAAGTGTTTGATGAATTTGCCAAGGAGAAAGAAGCTGGAATTCAAAAGCTGTACAAACGACCTAGGATACCA GTTGATTGTGTGGCTATTTATGGAGCTGCAATGAGATATGCTATTGAGAAATGTGTAGAAGATGACAATGGTCGACCAGAGATGGTGCAAATTCTTTCAATTCTTGAAGACAGAGTGTCAAATTTGGTTGAGCCAGTTTCCTCTGCT GATGTTGAACTTTTGTGTCTTGGAACAGGTACTGGAATCACAG GTATTGTCACTAGTGAAGCAAGCTCAGCTTTTATAGTACTGTATCAAGGGCAGCCATTTCTACTTATCGATCTTGGTTATGGTGTTTATCGTCAGTTTAGGGAGCATTTTC CTGAACATAAATATTTGCCTGACAAAATATTTGTAACTCATAACCACGGGGATCATGCAGCTGAGCTACCACCTCTACTTGTTTTTGATGCTGTAGAACGACGGAAGGAAAATAAGTCAAAAGTGACTATCTACTGTGGGCAAGAAGTTGAAATGAGACTGAAACAACACAGATTGAATGAGATAAGTAGCTCGATGCTTGATGATACGACACAAGCCACAACG GATGAGTTGGCTAATTGGGTGATTTGCTCAGAACGTCATGGAAAAGTGTTTCTTGATGCCCATCGTTATCTTGGCCTGAAGGTTCACAGGAGCAGACACTCTGAACCCAGTTATG GCTTTACTTTATATTGGCGAAATGAAGCTATTCTTGGCTTTTCATCTGATTCTGGATTTGATATATCTCTGTATGATACACTTCATCAAAGCACAACTGTTTTGATTGATGCAAGGGAATCTGGATCACCAGAACATGCATCA TTTGCCGAGCTTATTGAGTACGAGAAACAAGTGGCTTCTAAGGag AATAAGAGTGCTGTATTCATCTATGGCTATGGAACATCAGAAGAAGCTCCTGCTAATGGAGACCTTCCTAAACATGTTTCTGTGCTGTCTCCTGGCAATCGGATACCTCTGTGGTCACGCAAATCCAAGTCAAATGTGGCATTGCCTAGTGAAACTACACTTGCAACGATTCCAAATCAGATTTTAGTTGCTGAAACTGCTG GGTATCCACCTTTGAATGCAGACACAGTTCAACGTAATGTTGATGGTATGGATACTGAATTGTGTACTACTAGTGGAGAGTCTCACAATAGTTCTGAAATGATGGTGAGTGCATCTGTTGCAAGCTCCGAAGCTCATCAGTCAAACAACGAAACATAG